In the Malassezia vespertilionis chromosome 3, complete sequence genome, one interval contains:
- a CDS encoding uncharacterized protein (EggNog:ENOG503Q39U; COG:K) — MSAYAAKHKYNNFPFSAGNMPRSAIYNQQTAITPLSNPVCMDANTLLEENSWGQQNNFTEKQPLGWVWPGQEQGPFSMPTQIPSLEQRIANRDGVAIPFSNGLVGIQSMSAPVPEYLATHVLPRQQMMQLSPSAPIEQTQQVGHTPWTPSPNMQASTDCQNAEFPMTHTYDRGGTPEMTAGRLRRNNSDGTEISDIALELDDIPHSDGDVPEEQPTQGQMQIPFEVKRLMERRRRRRESHNAVERRRRDNINSQITELATLLPETMLVDALSGSWTFGPDTAQKAAKNREQLATWCQTNMGYDEQDSSENAQDPREPIPASSCLRISSMKPYAASLAPVNFDNPALAAAQAKPNKGIILRKSVEYIRQLQQFLDIQMQRNRMLETELRTVYRQQDKTRDRATVVPPVLLTDAYLSEGSSHSALGKDRTVIKQEAEACPVQTP, encoded by the exons ATGAGTGCCTAcgccgccaagcacaaGTACAACAACTTTCCATTTAGTGCTGGTAACATGCCCAGAAGTGCAATATACAACCAGCAAACCGCCATTACCCCGCTATCGAATCCTGTTTGTATGGATGCAAATACGTTGCTGGAAGAAAATAGCTGGGGTCAGCAGAACAATTTTACTGAGAAGCAACCTCTTGGCTGGGTATGGCCAGGACAGGAGCAGGGGCCATTTTCAATGCCCACACAAATACCATCGCTAGAACAAAGGATTGCAAACCGAGATGGCGTAGCAATTCCCTTCTCCAATGGACTTGTGGGGATACAGTCGATGagtgcgcctgtgccggaATACCTCGCGACGCACGTTTTGCCCCGCCAACAAATGATGCAATTGTCGCCTTCTGCACCGATTGAGCAAACACAGCAAGTCGGCCACACTCCATGGACGCCGTCCCCTAATATGCAAGCCTCTACCGATTGCCAAAATGCAGAGTTCCCCATGACCCATACGTACGACCGTGGCGGTACACCAGAGATGACAGCGGGCCGATTGCGGCGTAACAATTCCGACGGCACAGAAATTTCCGACATTGCCCTGGAGCTGGACGACATCCCGCATTCGGATGGGGATGTCCCGGAGGAGCAACCTACGCAAGGGCAAATGCAGATACCGTTTGAGGTCAAGCGTCTCATGGAGCGGCGCCGGAGACGCCGCGAATCTCACAATGCGGTCGAGCGGCGTAGACGCGACAACATCAACAGCCAAATTACCGAAT TGGCGACACTGCTTCCCGAGACGATGCTGGTAGATGCGCTTTC TGGCTCCTGGACGTTTGGGCCGGATACTGCGCAGAAAGCGGCGAAGAACCGTGAACAGCTCGCTACGTGGTGCCAAACTAACATGGGCTATGACGAGCAGGACAGTTCAGAAAATGCGCAAGATCCGCGCGAGCCCATCCCGGCCAgctcgtgcttgcgcatATCGTCCATGAAGCCGTACGCAGCATCGCTCGCGCCTGTGAATTTCGATAACCCGGCActtgcagctgcacagGCGAAACCAAACAAAGGGATCATACTGCGGAAGAGTGTTGAGTACATTCGGCAGCTCCAGCAATTTCTCGATATTCAGATGCAACGAAATCGCATGCTGGAAACAGAGCTGCGCACCGTATACAGACAGCAAGACAAGACGCGCGATAGAGCGACAGTCGTCCCACCCGTTTTGCTAACCGACGCATATTTGAGCGAGGGCAGTTCGCATTCTGCCCTCGGCAAGGACCGCACTGTAATTAAGCAAGAAGCGGAGGCGTGCCCTGTGCAGACCCCGTAA
- a CDS encoding uncharacterized protein (EggNog:ENOG503P11Z; COG:S): MARDAGAHMHGDVSLLSMSADDSEDVANVSAALAPIPESTRAQLQRWILSIALVNFDLELGPDVECMYPALDISKEEKDNIAFSAFPDTTVFSDGSLVFSWRVREVPLGASSAMPPRIPDMTEPKVQETGPLRRVSLRHSARQITRSFLGASYELESVPANRPPTSGSRSTSYMYGYTFFLQKRDPLLRRGYFQKSLVLLSHLPYVALFGEMAARVGPVFFEHGLPVLESLVQEIAQWAAPSPGAMLSLPCIGSLLSATLPHGNEAQNGDWASTHGAPILASVPSTPLPVVFQQLVPDLWLVWECMLLADPILVVGRDPRSVSEAVWHMLDLIRPVACAGDYRPYFHIHDYDFRALVSRNKPQAGTVLGVTNPFFLQTCAHWPHVLQLGYEACNVPPKSARRGTVGALAPSFTSKRKRHVSKDRGLLSEVLALAAKPDGHGKANVLLRRYFADLTERFLAPLNRYMASLIPAHFDLSSPAEPPRIKPFHNADFLASLKTHSTPLKMRQRSLSTNASLRHALYADFLQCPNFSLWLQARIHAAQEEQRQRRLAALCTGDVDAFARAHSTAECTDLYVRLFGELRTVHTQLTQPVQTPGRRWRTEGGVLKPTGTDARALETRRAQLKAQLEKLQSAMPAELRAELDAQHGSAD, encoded by the exons ATGGCTCGCGATGCCGGCGCACACATGCATGGCGATGTCTCGCTGCTCTCCATGTCGGCGGACGATAGCGAAGACGTTGCAAACGTatctgctgcgcttgcaccgATTCCCGAGTCGACGCGGGCGCAGTTACAGCGCTGGATTCTCTCCATTGCGCTCGTCAACTTTGACCTGGAGCTCGGCCCAGACGTAGAATGCATGTACCCCGCCCTGGATATCAGCAAGGAAGAAAAGGATAACATCGCGTTTAGCGCGTTTCCCGACACGACGGTCTTCAGCGACGGCAGTTTGGTGTTTTCATGGCGTGTGCGCGAAGTACCGCtgggcgcgtcgagcgcaatgccgccgcgcattcCCGACATGACAGAGCCCAAGGTGCAGGAAACGGGtccgctgcggcgcgtatCACTGCGccactcggcgcgccaaatcACCCGGTCATTTCTCGGGGCTTCTTACGAGCTGGAAAGCGTGCCGGCGAACCGTCCGCCGACGTCCGGCAGTCGGTCGACCAGCTACATGTACGGCTACACCTTCTTTCTCCAGAAACGCGATccgcttttgcggcgcggctaCTTTCAAAAGTCGCTGGTGCTGCTGAGCCACCTGCCGTACGTCGCACTCTTTGGCGAAAtggctgcgcgcgtcggccCCGTCTTTTTTGAGCATGGCCTGCCGGtgctcgagtcgctcgTGCAAGAGATTGCGCAgtgggcggcgccgagtCCTGGAGCGATGCTCTCGCTCCCGTGCATAGGCAGCCTCCTTTCTGCCACCCTCCCGCATGGGAACGAGGCGCAGAATGGCGACTGGGCGAGCACGCATGGGGCGCCGATCCTTGCTTCTGTGCCGTCGACGCCGCTTCCTGTGGTATtccagcagctcgtccCTGATTTGTGGCTTGTATGGGAGTGCATGCTGCTTGCCGACCCCATCCTAGTCGTTGGCCGCGATCCACGCTCGGTGAGCGAGGCTGTATGGCACATGCTGGACCTGATCCGACCTGTGGCATGTGCTGGCGACTACCGGCCCTACTTTCACATCCACGACTACgatttccgcgcgctggttTCACGGAACAAGCCGCAAGCGGGAACCGTGCTGGGCGTTACGAATCCCTTTTTCCTGCAGACCTGTGCCCACTGGCCGCATGTGCTACAGCTAGGGTACGAGGCGTGCAATGTCCCGCCGAAatccgcgcggcgcggcactgtGGGCGCCTTGGCGCCTTCCTTTAcatccaagcgcaagcgccacgTCAGCAAGGACCGTGGTTTGCTGAgcgaggtgcttgcgctcgcagcCAAGCCCGACGGGCATGGCAAGGCAAATGTACTCTTGCGGCGCTACTTTGCGGATCTCACCGAGCGGTTTCTCGCTCCGCTCAACCGGTACATGGCCTCGCTCATTCCCGCGCACTTTGATCTGTCCTCGCCCGCAGAGCCGCCGCGGATCAAGCCGTTTCATAACGCCGACTTTCTTGCGTCGCTAAAgacgcacagcacgccgctcaAAATGCGCCAACGCTCGCTCTCGACgaatgcatcgctgcggcaTGCCCTTTACGCCGACTTTCTACAGTGCCCCAACTTTTCTCTCTGGCTCCAGGCGCGCATCCACGCCGCACAAGAAGAACAGCGGCAGCGGAGGCTAGCGGCGCTGTGTACGGGCGACGTCGAcgcctttgcgcgcgcacactcCACTGCCGAGTGCACGGACCTTTACGTACGGCTTTTTGGGGAATTG CGTACGGTGCATACACAGCTAACACAGCCCGTGCAGACGCCGgggcgccgctggcggACCGAGGGCGGCGTGCTGAAGCCCACGGGCACggacgcgcgtgcattggaGACACGACGTGCCCAGTTAAAAGCGCAGCTCGAGAAGCTCCAATCCGCCATGCCTgcagagctgcgcgccgagctggacgcaCAGCACGGCAGTGCAGACTAA
- a CDS encoding uncharacterized protein (EggNog:ENOG503P6EQ; COG:A; COG:K) produces MDLDARLDLNTRVLRRTDPHAAQILGVASFAVLYSYEKDWTKTGTEGPLFLYRRDVAPYYVLQVFNRNGPENFVVGVTPEDDIELTNEFIIYRPESDTAGAADEGDIYGIWIFEPSQLEQFGKMILDLQKAPYPPKEPAPGPIDIDALFGAAHVPQKQNGQAHVFTESERTGASILNALFRDAAPAALAEASSVQANDSSTPPVAETLTVEQRGASINFDDLFAGQAPHSKEEDAAPHSDADAGADADADADAHSRLARLLNGARLEERVPRDETLQRDEFVHALVSLLYKDASLVDDLYARYLAR; encoded by the exons ATGGATTTAGATGCACGGCTGGATCTGAACACGCGTgtgttgcggcgcacagacCCTCATGCTGCACAAATATTGGGCGTAGCATCGTTTGCTGTGCTGTACAGCTACGAAAAAGACTGG ACCAAGACAGGGACCGAAGGCCCTTTGTTTTTATACCGGCG GGATGTGGCACCATACTATGTATTACAGGTGTTTAATCGGAATGGGCCGGAGAACTTTGTTGTGGGCGTTACGCCGGAAGACGATATTGAGCTTACAAACGAGTTCATCATTTACCGGCCCGAAAGCGATACGGCTGGCGCTGCGGACGAGGGCGACATTTACGGGATCTGGATTTTTGAGCCGtcgcagctcgagcagttTGGCAAGATGATCCTCGATCTGCAGAAAGCGCCGTATCCGCCGAAAGAGCCTGCGCCGGGACCGATCGATATCGATGCACtctttggcgcggcgcacgtgCCGCAGAAGCAAAACGGGCAGGCGCATGTATTCACAGAGTCTGAGCGCACGGGCGCTTCGATTCTCAATGCACTTttccgcgacgctgcacccGCTGCTTTGGCAGAAGCCAGCAGTGTGCAAGCGAATGACTCCAGCACTCCGCCCGTGGCCGAAACATTGACGGTGGAACAGAGAGGTGCATCGATCAATTTCGACGACTTGTTTGccggccaagcgccgcacagcaagGAAGAGGATGCAGCACCGCACTCGGATGCGGATGCGGGCGCAGATgcagacgcagacgcagacgcacaCTCGAggctcgcgcgcctgctcaaTGGTGCGCGGCTGGAAGAGCGCGTACCCAGAGATgagacgctgcagcgcgacgaaTTTGTGCATGCCTTGGTATCCTTGCTCTAC AAGGACGCGAGTCTTGTGGACGATTTGTATGCCAGGTACCTGGCGCGTTAA
- the TOF1 gene encoding Topoisomerase 1-associated factor 1 (EggNog:ENOG503NW6F; COG:L; BUSCO:EOG09260H81): MDFDDGEAIEDLFASDVESIDSDASESLAASAHEDTEVEADERREMLRAPVLSICAALGGYEDIERDGRVEQVYRLGDDCLECLRDLRRLWRQDDTDSSRTIARVFAELGTLHNDLIPILLHTAGFGEKEDKIALACTDLITALTWPIDFAAEVRDVAMREDDDDVLTSLMDIQHAQREYKASVLRVHAKEPRLVQRNTICCVMRHVMLPSLAKTRAERNERDVGVIGMCLHLFRNLLAIDDPVVHPRASMGVLANATLQSVLVEQLQAEHVLATLMMLASNADTKEYEAWTPVVADCVYQVLVGGDLSQVAAPIHQQGPRATSALAASLARESRAERHHIMRTGTSRHSRFGTSLQFIGPDGHKHNALKQTAITKPTAQLEQAATDKMKRRISRMRPATERGAHARRTAWTEPARAILQSWADKMLGDGVYMTLQQAYLRDIHAERERVGDLDTARCKSMQLATFFLDYFLAHEDRAAWPFALVGAWLEPWAFRLARARAAISCEAKQWLEFVVSVRLWTALLRLLEALCHGDEAERVAADELQQTLYYDSEMLDTSLLVMHAYSAQSFACLEAVLDFAYTMPRLLQHHAASHECMFVNKRRDEGAKEERVFRFQTFQRAMATMRMAHVCTQYLVRWADSTQPQTMLPKLASVTHRLVVKAERPYIFFSAKERSPWLRLLHGTTLPPLQDCDAAVAANLHKLAAYMERKFTKLAPEAQRAFDENKRPTKPKADKIPADIMVREGLEHCEEVGIAMGLLAEQHKLPAVMWVKFALEFAGAERSALLASVPGDIDELYAFPPKDVQAQFVEHVLRPDSVDMQKDATRHPALKLLCRLVGLECVPSGEMLEWRVPTSMAPRALQREVRIMDQYLAQPMLVEGELSDLVHKARVQRNDAVCGTRDQGSSKKRKRETSRRGPKMPEWIDNEFIEDSEEEFALGEAHASSHSSSPPRLFAREEHISPHTSPSPAPENSKADLFLLDSDVE; the protein is encoded by the coding sequence ATGGATTTTGACGACGGGGAGGCAATCGAGGACTTATTCGCCTCTGACGTCGAATCAATCGACAGCGATGCGAGTGAATCATTGGCAGCTTCAGCACATGAGGACACGGAAGTTGAGGCCGAtgagcgccgcgaaatgctgcgcgctcCCGTCCTCTCCATCTGTGCTGCACTCGGGGGCTACGAGGATATAGAGCGCGATGGacgcgtcgagcaagtATACCGTCTTGGAGACGACTGCCTTGAATGTCTGCGCGACCTACGCCGTTTGTGGCGCCAAGACGATACGGATAGCAGCCGCACGATTGCGCGTgtctttgccgagctcggcacgctgcacaacGACCTAATCCCCATTCTCTTGCATACAGCCGGCTTTGGCGAGAAAGAAGACAAGATAGCACTTGCGTGTACTGACCTCATCACCGCGCTTACCTGGCCGATCGATTTCGCCGCagaggtgcgcgacgttgcgatgcgcgaagacgacgacgacgtgcTCACGAGCCTAATGGATATacagcacgcgcagcgcgagtaCAAAGCATCGGTGCTTCGTGTGCATGCCAAAGAgccgcgcctcgtgcagcgcaacacCATTTGTTGCGTAATGCGCCACGTCATGCTCCCGTCCCTGGCCAAGACGCGTGCCGAGCGAAATGAGCGCGACGTTGGCGTCATTGGCATGTGTCTGCACCTTTTCCGCAACCTGCTTGCGATTGATGATCCAGTCGTTCATccacgcgcaagcatggGCGTGCTGGCGaacgcgacgctgcaaaGCGTGCTTGTAGAGCAGCTACAAGCCGAGCATGTACTCGCCACGCTCATGATGCTGGCGAGTAATGCAGATACCAAAGAATACGAGGCCTGGACTCCGGTCGTTGCCGACTGCGTATACCAGGTATTGGTAGGCGGTGATCTTTCCCAGGttgccgcgccgatccACCAGCAGGGCCCAAGAGCCACATCCGCACTTGCTGCATCCCTCGCTCGCgaatcgcgcgccgaacgGCACCATATcatgcgcacaggcaccTCGCGCCACTCGCGCTTTGGCACCTCGCTCCAGTTTATCGGTCCCGACGGCCACAAGCACAATGCGCTGAAGCAAACGGCCATCACCAagcccacggcgcagctcgagcaagcTGCGACCGACAAGAtgaagcgccgcatctcgcgcatgcgcccagccaccgagcgcggtgcccatgcgcggcgcaccgcgtgGACCGagcctgcgcgcgcgattttgCAGTCCTGGGCCGACAAGATGCTCGGCGACGGGGTGTATAtgacgctgcagcaagccTATCTACGCGATATCCACGCAGAGCgagagcgcgtcggcgatCTTGATactgcacgctgcaaatcCATGCAGCTTGCCACCTTCTTCCTCGACTATTTCCTTGCGCACGAGGACAGAGCGGCGTGGCCGTTTGCCTTGGTCGGTGCGTGGCTCGAGCCGTGGGCATTTCGccttgcgcgagcgcgcgctgcaataTCGTGTGAGGCCAAGCAGTGGCTCGAGTTTGTCGTGAGTGTGCGGCTCTGGACTGCACTGCTGCGTCTCTTGGAGGCGCTGTGCCACGGAGACGAAGCCGAGCGTGTGGCTGCCGACGAACTGCAACAGACGCTGTACTACGACAGCGAGATGCTTGACACGAGTTTGCTTGTGATGCACGCGTACAGTGCACAGAGTTTTGCGTGCCTGGAAGCCGTGCTGGACTTTGCGTATACGATgccgcgcctcttgcagcaCCATGCCGCCAGCCACGAATGCATGTTTGTCAACAAGCGTCGTGACGAAGGAGCCAAGGAGGAGCGCGTATTCCGCTTCCAGACATTCCAGCGTGCGATGGCGACTATGCGCATGGCGCATGTATGCACACAGTATCTCGTTCGCTGGGCCGATTCTACACAGCCGCAGACCATGCTCCCAAAGCTAGCCAGTGTCACCCACCGACTTGTCGTCAAAGCTGAGCGGCCGTACATTTTTTTTAGTGCCAAAGAGCGGTCTCCATGGTTACGCCTCTTGCATGGAACTACACTGCCGCCGCTCCAGGACTGTGATGCAGCCGTGGCTGCGAATCTGCACAAACTCGCGGCGTACATGGAACGCAAGTTTACCAAGCTTGCTCCCGAAGCACAGCGTGCGTTCGACGAGAACAAGCGCCCTACAAAGCCCAAGGCGGACAAGATTCCCGCAGATATAATGGTGCGCGAAGGCTTGGAGCACTGCGAAGAAGTAGGCATTGCGATGGGGCTCTTGGCCGAGCAGCACAAACTCCCAGCAGTCATGTGGGTCAAGTTTGCGCTGGAATTCGCTGGTGCggaacgcagcgcgctgctggcgaGCGTGCCGGGCGATATAGACGAGCTATATGCGTTTCCGCCTAAGGATGTACAGGCGCAGTTTGTCGAacatgtgctgcgcccTGACAGTGTGGATATGCAGAAAGATGCGACGCGGCATCCTGCGCTCAAGCTCCTCTGCCGCCTGGTCGGCCTCGAGTGTGTGCCGAGCGGCGAGATGCTGGAATGGCGCGTGCCGACATCCATGgcgcctcgcgcactgcagcgcgaggtgcgGATTATGGACCAGTACCTTGCGCAGCCAATGTTGGTAGAGGGCGAGCTGAGCGATTTGgtgcacaaggcgcgtgtgcagcgcaacgacgcggtgtgcggcacacgGGACCAAGGGTCAAGCAAGAAACGCAAGCGTGAAACATCGAGGCGTGGTCCAAAGATGCCCGAATGGATCGACAACGAGTTTATCGAAGATAGCGAAGAAGAGTTTGCTCTGGGCGAAGCGCATGCCAGCTCGCACAGTTCTTCTCCGCCACGCCTGTTTGCCCGTGAAGAGCATATCTCTCCGCATACTTCTCCATCGCCAGCGCCAGAAAATAGCAAGGCAGATTTGTTTTTACTGGATTCCGACGTAGAGTAA
- a CDS encoding uncharacterized protein (TransMembrane:3 (i510-527o533-549i569-590o); COG:S; EggNog:ENOG503NZA7) produces MSERSVRDAYASLQHVYVEHKEQVRALRNSVVEGVSRELLATTECSEAALNAARAFLNDDTLVFRFLRRAKFDDVKARKALYKTVQWRIEGNIDSLPAGMLHSTYMSDSANGIPLLWLHSRFRDKLGRPALFLRLQHVEAMPNGLHELKSTIIAAFDVIRRYLRHVNRRSTRNATHVLQSVMLLDVSEVGISSLELDMLPFLRDLLKNHYPGTFGTIYVQNYSWIQAGVWRMLKPLLPPKLLARLVFIEPKELLQCFEHGLPRALGGTLQVPIAPDSSDVLNYYARSIAWRGDQVRDEPKPPSLSIRAIDYESIYDVMSRAGSPYTAHAMTPMQSMPGTPRSRAISPMLAPRTGLDTVPTMTLDVHGQSSALVQWFSTWMGRAQAPEGQQAQTPLQTPRLEIPQPSFSPQAPRSTDGLAPPTPEAADGSQPTDDNPVTRYLSWRAHKYAQMDGHVSPYNIENPYFGYPAAYVDEEEPEVEASTTTSVVNTDSARQSGLSRQLRVRRRKRDLLRTLTYLFMLRLLHIYRQIKRGAFVLLWTVFGIPTRLSSTKRGAKHTQKRWHKIRMRIVLLVLIMAVSQAARLGPSFWISRRRRVAQ; encoded by the coding sequence ATGTcggagcgcagcgtacgGGATGCGTATGCATCCCTGCAACATGTGTACGTCGAGCACAAAgagcaagtgcgcgcgctgcgcaactcAGTGGTGGAAGGAGTGTcacgcgagctgctcgcgacGACCGAGTGCTCGGAAGCCGCGCtcaatgccgcgcgtgcattttTAAACGACGACACACTTGTCTTCCGCTTCctccggcgcgccaagtttGACGATGTCAAGGCACGCAAAGCACTCTACAAGACAGTGCAATGGCGGATCGAAGGCAACATTGACAGCCTGCCTGCGGGCATGCTGCACTCGACATACATGAGCGATTCGGCGAATGGCATCCCCCTTTTATGGCTTCACTCGCGTTTCCGCGACAAGCTGGGGCGCCCCGCACtgtttttgcgcttgcagcatGTGGAAGCGATGCCAAATGGACTGCATGAACTCAAATCGACCATCATTGCCGCGTTCGACGTGATTCGACGCTACTTGCGCCACGTAAAtcggcgctcgacgcggaaTGCGACACATGTCCTACAGAGTGTCATGCTGCTTGATGTGTCCGAAGTCGGCATATCGAGCTTGGAGCTGGATATGTTGCCTTTCCTGCGCGACCTGCTGAAAAACCACTACCCTGGCACGTTCGGCACGATTTATGTACAAAACTACAGCTGGATCCAAGCGGGCGTGTGGCGAATGCTAAAGCCGCTCCTCCCCCCGAaactgcttgcgcgccttgtttTTATCGAGCCCAAGGAACTGCTCCAGTGCTTTGAACACGgactgccgcgcgcgctcggcggcacgctgcaagtTCCCATCGCGCCCGACTCGAGCGATGTGCTGAACTACTATGCGCGCTCGattgcatggcgcggcgatcaggtgcgcgacgagcccAAACCGCCGAGTCTGAGCATTCGCGCGATCGACTATGAGAGCATCTATGACGTCATGTCCCGCGCAGGCTCGCCGTacacagcgcacgcaaTGACGCCCATGCAAAGCATgccaggcacgccgcgctcgcgtgcGATTTCGCCAATGCTTGCGCCACGCACGGGCCTTGACACGGTACCGACGATGACACTCGACGTGCATGGGCAGAGCAGTGCCTTGGTCCAATGGTTTTCTACGTGGATGggacgtgcgcaagcgccagaAGGCCAACAGGCACAGACGCCTCTccaaacgccgcgcttggagATTCCTCAGCCGTCGTTTTCCCcacaagcaccgcgcagcacagacggccttgcgccgcccacgccAGAGGCGGCAGATGGCTCCCAGCCGACCGACGACAATCCTGTGACGCGGTACCTttcgtggcgcgcgcacaagtATGCGCAAATGGACGGGCACGTATCCCCCTACAATATCGAGAACCCATACTTTGGCTACCCCGCCGCGTACgtcgacgaggaagagccAGAGGTCGAGGCAagcacgacgacgagcgtgGTAAATACAgacagcgcgcggcagtcGGGTCTTTCGCGCCAGCTccgtgtgcggcgcaggaaacgcgatttgctgcgcacgctcacGTACTTATTcatgctgcgcctcctgcACATCTACCGCCAAATcaaacgcggcgctttcgtGCTGCTATGGACTGTGTTTGGCATTCCTACACGCTTATCGAgcaccaagcgcggcgcaaaacacACCCAAAAGCGGTGGCACAAAATACgcatgcgcatcgtgctcCTAGTTCTCATCATGGCTGTATCACAGGCGGCTCGGCTGGGCCCCTCTTTTTGGAtatcgcggcgcaggcgcgtcgcgcagtaA
- the DBP5 gene encoding RNA helicase (COG:A; EggNog:ENOG503NUUC; BUSCO:EOG09261MPU) yields the protein MADASKSTCSMQLTPAVESLSSRLGGILKDAFQEDADEDELPGGNPPPKADPQAEAPADSKAQDSLTEPSYDVQVTLADQQADPNSPLYSVKSFDELGLHEDLLKGIYSMKFTKPSKIQERALPLLLQNPPRNMIGQSQSGTGKTAAFALTMLSRIDFSVDKPQAIALAPSRELARQIMDVVQTMGRFTPVKTAFAIPDAIKRGEKVHAHLIVGTPGKTFDLIKTRALDPSAVKVFVLDEADNMLDQQGLGEQSIRVKNTMPKTCQVVLFSATFPEHVRAFAMKFAPSANEIRLKQEELSVESIKQFYMDCNTEEHKYDVLVELYSLLTIGQSIIFCAKRETADRIARRMTDEGHRVDSLHGKLDNAERDRTIDSFRSGRSKVLIATNVIARGIDIQQVTLVINYDLPLTQAGEPDSETYLHRIGRTGRFGRRGVSINFVYNAESKRQMEAIEQALHCPIVRVQTEDVEAMESTIKEALKGHA from the exons ATGGCCGATGCGTCGAAAAGTACGTGTAGCATGCAACTCACGCCAGCGGTCGAGTCCCTCTCTTCGCGATTGGGTGGTATTTTGAAAGACGCATTCCAGGAAGATGCGGACGAGGATGAGCTCCCGGGAGGCAACCCGCCGCCCAAGGCCGATCCGCAAGCCGAAGCGCCCGCGGATTCCAAAGCACAAGACTCGCTCACAGAGCCAAGCTATGACGTGCAAGTTACGCTCGCAGACCAGCAGGCAGATCCCAACTCGCCGCTGTACTCTGTCAAGTCGTTTGACGAGCTTGGCCTACACGAAGATCTGCTGAAAGGCATCTACTCGATGAAATTCACCAAACCGTCCAAGATCcaggagcgtgcgctcccCTTGCTTTTGCAAaatccgccgcgcaatATGATCGGCCAGTCACAGTCGGGTACGGGCAAGActgctgcgtttgcgctTACTATGCTTTCGCGCATCGATTTCAGTGTAGACAAGCCGCAAGCGATTGCACTTGCGCCTtcgcgcgagcttgcacGCCAGATTATGGACGTCGTGCAGACCATGGGCAGGTTTACGCCTGTCAAAACTGCGTTTGCGATTCCCGATGCAatcaagcgcggcgagaaAGTGCATGCACACCTGATCGTCGGCACCCCCGGCAAGACGTTTGACCTGATCAAGACCCGTGCGCTGGACCCGTCTGCGGTGAAAGTGtttgtgctggacgaggcagATAATATGCTAGACCAACAAGGTCTTGGAGAGCAGAGTATTCGTGTAAAAAACACCATGCCCAAGACATGCCAGGTCGTGCTCTTCAGCGCAACGTTTCCCGAGCACGTACGCGCTTTTGCGATGAAGTTTGCCCCTAGCGCAAACGAGATCCGCTTGAAGCAGGAAGAGCTGAGTGTAGAGAGCATCAAGCAGTTTTACATGGACTGCAACACGGAAGAGCACAAGTATGATGTCTTGGTCGAGCTCTACAGCCTGCTCACGATCGGGCAGAGCATTATTTTCTGTGCCAAGCGCGAAACGGCGGATCGGAtagcgcggcgcatgaCGGACGAAGGCCACCGTGTCGACTCGCTCCACGGCAAGCTCGACAATGCGGAGCGCGACAGGACCATTGATAGTTTCCGCTCGGGCCGCAGCAAGGTTTTGATCGCCACCAACGTGATTGCGCGTGGGATTGACATCCAGCAAGTAACGCTGGTCATCAATTACGACCTTCCACTTACCCAGGCGGGCGAGCCCGACTCGGAGACTTACTTGCACCGTATTGGGCGTACTGGGCGCTttggccgccgcggcgtctCGATCAACTTTGTCTACAACGCCGAGTCGAAGCGCCAGATGGAGGCGATCGAGCAAGCACTGCACTGTCCAattgtgcgtgtgcaaacCGAGGACGTGGAGGCTATGGAGTCTACGATCAAGGAGG CGCTCAAAGGCCACGCCTAG
- a CDS encoding uncharacterized protein (TransMembrane:1 (o12-30i)), which yields MSYNIAGKAVPSEYLVIGIFSAIGGGAYLATRKGGDAKAQTKAPAPITASSPDEEGFIKQFIAEAQHEEVKK from the exons ATGTCATACAACATTGCCG GCAAGGCCGTCCCCAGCGAATACCTCGTGATCGGCATTTTTAGCGCgatcggcggcggcgcatacctcgcgacgcgcaaggGCGGCGACGCCAAAGCGCAGACAAAGGCACCTGCGCCCATCACTGCGTCTTCTCC cgacgaggagggTTTTATCAAGCAGTTtattgccgaggcgcagcatgaGGAAGTGAAAAAGTAA